Proteins from a single region of bacterium:
- a CDS encoding DUF1559 domain-containing protein, with the protein MTKRGFTLIELLVVIAIIAILAAILFPVFAKAREKARTASCLSNLKQLGLGLLMYAQDYDESLCRYSSGYVPTAPWPADPTWNYRDATSGWYLTWPTNVLPYVKNIQVFKCPSSTYLNNGVAYGMPAGCITSSGAYVALFNGRVISLGELLKPAETLLISEKYGGNPQYILSAQYYVCRADHNDGGICAFCDGHAKWLKFDKGPIGAPWADPDPAYSALHPPRWTVEGCLAN; encoded by the coding sequence ATGACCAAGCGTGGCTTCACCCTCATTGAGTTGTTGGTCGTGATCGCGATCATCGCCATTCTGGCCGCGATCCTGTTTCCGGTCTTCGCCAAGGCCCGTGAGAAGGCGCGCACGGCCAGTTGCTTGAGTAACCTCAAACAGTTGGGGCTCGGGCTGCTGATGTACGCGCAGGACTACGATGAGTCCCTCTGCCGCTACAGCAGCGGCTACGTCCCCACCGCCCCGTGGCCGGCCGACCCGACCTGGAACTACCGCGACGCCACCAGCGGGTGGTATCTCACCTGGCCGACGAACGTCCTGCCGTACGTCAAGAACATCCAGGTCTTCAAGTGTCCCAGCAGCACCTACCTCAACAACGGCGTCGCCTACGGGATGCCGGCCGGTTGCATCACGTCGTCCGGGGCGTACGTCGCCCTGTTCAACGGTCGGGTCATCAGCCTGGGCGAGTTGCTCAAGCCGGCGGAGACCCTCCTGATCTCCGAGAAGTACGGCGGCAACCCGCAGTATATCCTCAGCGCCCAGTACTACGTCTGCCGCGCTGACCACAACGATGGCGGCATTTGCGCCTTCTGCGACGGCCATGCCAAGTGGCTCAAGTTCGACAAGGGGCCGATCGGCGCACCGTGGGCCGACCCCGACCCGGCCTACTCAGCCCTGCACCCGCCGCGCTGGACGGTCGAGGGCTGCCTCGCCAACTAA
- a CDS encoding GAF domain-containing protein translates to MTSDLTHDEDLAEGLARGFNSYRRATGAAVGWLVSCAEQASDSVIVLLDSDLHPRILSPGIPLPLSGLVTEALATAQVRLSNRPTGRDAPSSLTDQCSALENVLWAPLVVGGAIVGALGLANKPGGFDERDAELAQAYADVAAPVLLCNGCVDGAPDRLPASAFGGGNAAVLVVELVGGQIADANPAAASFYGYPEDELRTLTLEDLSATKGFCLADSLAQLHAGGDPHLTTRHCLHDGTVRTVELYPAMVMEGGGVVYCLVHDITDRLEAEAAREGRERFETLLTALSRGFAGAPLEQTDALVHGALQRTAEVLGADRASLYEFETEVSLTLVHCYVAPGVEGTSPPRIARWQAPWLAEQLTAGRAVALGSLDHFPPEAKTDREHMAPYWIGSHALVPLHCNGELIGVLSCGLTNGQPAWEDIGLDTLSLLAVPFGGMLARRQAHQALAERLRFEEVVTELATVFASTSPVELERALDGLLDGMARLLDCDRAVIGRLDAATGDLTLDHVLCLRPDLTPLPDGFPSTDSAHWRIARLLAGEAVATSTGGYQPDESAAEGPALHERGGARLCLPIRVDGQVSHMLGFETIERGRAWPEALIRRVRVVADLIGKAIERQRTEAAARELRDRLAHVARVLATGELAAAFAHELNQPLTAIISNTRAAARFLARENPDLENLLTILTDVTNEALRAGNIIAHMRSQLRRSVPRTEPVDLCAAVGEVAEVLASEAVARRVDLHIVPSAVPAVIAGDRVQIQQVVVNLVMNAFDAVGDQPAGSRRVSVHCYRDGDMAVSAVEDTGHGLPSSRPESVFDPFVTTKPGGLGLGLSISRSIAAAHGGSLSATSRDGSGSRFELRLPLLDPPE, encoded by the coding sequence ATGACCTCGGATCTCACCCACGACGAAGATCTGGCGGAGGGACTGGCGAGAGGCTTCAACTCCTATCGCAGGGCCACCGGCGCAGCCGTCGGGTGGCTGGTTTCGTGCGCCGAGCAGGCGTCGGATAGTGTGATCGTCCTCCTCGATTCGGACCTCCACCCCCGCATTCTGAGCCCCGGCATACCGCTCCCCCTGTCTGGTCTGGTGACCGAGGCGCTGGCTACAGCCCAGGTCCGGCTCTCCAATCGACCCACCGGCCGCGACGCGCCCTCCTCCCTGACCGACCAGTGCTCCGCGCTGGAGAACGTCCTGTGGGCGCCGCTCGTGGTCGGCGGGGCGATCGTGGGCGCCCTGGGGCTTGCCAACAAGCCCGGAGGTTTCGACGAGCGCGACGCCGAGCTGGCCCAGGCATACGCCGACGTGGCAGCCCCGGTCCTGCTGTGCAACGGGTGCGTGGACGGGGCGCCTGACCGGCTTCCGGCGTCGGCGTTCGGCGGGGGCAACGCGGCGGTGCTCGTCGTGGAACTCGTCGGAGGCCAGATCGCGGACGCCAACCCCGCCGCCGCCAGCTTCTACGGCTACCCCGAGGACGAGTTGCGGACGCTGACGCTCGAGGACCTGTCAGCCACGAAGGGCTTCTGCCTCGCCGACAGCCTCGCCCAGCTCCACGCCGGCGGCGATCCGCACCTGACCACCCGTCACTGCTTGCACGACGGCACCGTGCGCACCGTGGAGCTGTATCCTGCGATGGTCATGGAGGGCGGCGGGGTTGTCTACTGCCTCGTCCATGACATCACGGACAGGCTTGAGGCCGAGGCGGCCCGCGAAGGGCGCGAGCGTTTCGAGACGCTTCTTACCGCACTGTCGCGGGGCTTCGCGGGAGCGCCGCTCGAGCAGACCGATGCTCTGGTGCACGGGGCACTACAGCGCACCGCCGAAGTGCTGGGTGCCGACCGCGCGAGCCTGTACGAGTTTGAGACCGAAGTCAGTCTGACCCTGGTCCATTGCTACGTGGCGCCAGGGGTCGAGGGGACCTCGCCGCCGCGGATAGCCCGATGGCAAGCTCCGTGGCTTGCGGAGCAGTTGACCGCGGGGCGGGCCGTTGCGCTGGGGAGTCTGGACCACTTCCCGCCCGAGGCCAAGACCGACCGCGAGCACATGGCGCCTTACTGGATAGGCAGCCACGCGCTGGTACCCCTGCACTGCAACGGCGAACTCATCGGCGTCCTCAGCTGCGGTTTGACCAACGGCCAGCCTGCGTGGGAGGACATCGGGCTGGACACGCTCTCGCTGCTCGCAGTGCCATTTGGTGGCATGCTGGCGCGCCGTCAGGCCCATCAGGCTCTGGCCGAGCGCCTGCGCTTCGAGGAGGTCGTCACCGAACTGGCGACCGTCTTCGCCAGCACCTCCCCGGTGGAGCTGGAGAGGGCGCTTGACGGTCTCCTGGACGGGATGGCCAGGCTGCTCGACTGCGATCGGGCTGTGATCGGTCGCCTTGATGCAGCGACCGGTGACCTCACTCTCGACCACGTTCTGTGCCTGCGCCCCGACCTCACGCCGTTGCCAGATGGCTTCCCGTCCACTGACTCGGCACACTGGCGCATCGCCCGCCTGCTGGCCGGTGAGGCGGTCGCCACCTCGACGGGGGGCTACCAGCCTGATGAGAGCGCCGCCGAGGGCCCTGCTCTCCATGAGCGCGGGGGAGCACGGTTGTGCCTCCCGATCAGGGTGGATGGCCAGGTGAGCCACATGCTGGGCTTCGAGACGATCGAGCGCGGCCGTGCCTGGCCGGAGGCGCTGATCCGCCGCGTGAGGGTGGTGGCGGACCTCATCGGCAAGGCCATCGAGCGACAACGGACTGAGGCCGCGGCTCGTGAACTGCGCGACCGTCTCGCCCATGTGGCGCGCGTGCTGGCCACTGGCGAACTGGCGGCCGCCTTCGCCCATGAGCTCAACCAGCCGCTGACCGCCATCATCAGCAACACGCGTGCGGCGGCACGGTTCCTGGCGCGCGAGAACCCCGACCTCGAGAACCTCCTGACTATCCTCACCGACGTCACCAATGAGGCGCTACGGGCGGGGAACATCATCGCCCACATGCGCAGTCAGCTGCGGCGGAGTGTGCCGCGGACCGAGCCGGTGGATTTGTGTGCCGCTGTCGGCGAAGTGGCTGAGGTTCTCGCCAGCGAGGCCGTTGCTCGTCGCGTCGATTTGCATATCGTGCCGTCGGCAGTGCCGGCCGTCATCGCGGGGGACCGCGTGCAGATCCAGCAGGTCGTAGTGAACCTGGTGATGAACGCGTTCGACGCGGTAGGCGACCAGCCAGCCGGTTCGCGGCGTGTGTCCGTCCACTGCTACCGGGACGGCGACATGGCCGTGTCGGCAGTGGAGGACACGGGCCATGGCCTGCCCTCCAGCCGTCCCGAGAGCGTCTTTGACCCCTTTGTGACCACCAAACCAGGCGGACTGGGGCTGGGCCTGTCCATCAGCCGCTCCATCGCCGCCGCCCACGGTGGCAGCCTCAGCGCCACGTCGCGGGATGGGAGCGGTTCGCGCTTTGAGTTGCGCCTGCCCCTCCTGGACCCGCCGGAGTAG
- a CDS encoding response regulator, whose translation MTPSIVAVIDDDPAVRVAVARLLSSVGLETATYGSASDFLDQTSWEPSCLIVDVQMPGMTGIELQQALADTGHCLPIILITGHEGADPEEVGLRRGAIAFLRKPFAEEELLEALRAALPDDSF comes from the coding sequence GTGACCCCATCCATCGTGGCGGTGATTGACGACGACCCGGCCGTCCGTGTTGCGGTCGCGCGCCTCTTGTCCTCGGTGGGCCTGGAGACCGCCACCTACGGCTCGGCTTCCGACTTCCTGGACCAGACGTCCTGGGAGCCGTCTTGCCTGATCGTTGACGTGCAGATGCCCGGCATGACTGGCATTGAGCTACAGCAGGCCCTGGCGGATACCGGGCATTGCCTCCCCATCATCCTGATCACCGGGCACGAGGGCGCCGATCCTGAGGAGGTCGGACTGCGGCGCGGAGCAATCGCCTTCCTGCGGAAGCCTTTTGCCGAGGAGGAACTGCTCGAGGCTCTCCGCGCGGCCCTTCCGGACGACTCCTTCTAG
- a CDS encoding DUF1559 domain-containing protein: MTKRGFTLIELLVVIAIIAILAAILFPVFAKAREKARQTSCLSNIKQIGISWLMYAQDYDETTMPVNTPPAGTYTLPNGTTYTGYVLWPTLLYTYTKNIQLNNCPSNSYRWAGEYNGASCYGYLSINWGPKSLGNYTQPANTLVFYDVRSAGGFTNQYAPGVGTVAQQYLDSGFSNIHNEGSNVLFADGHGKWLSLTSALGNRSMWSL; this comes from the coding sequence ATGACCAAGCGCGGTTTCACCCTCATCGAGCTGTTGGTTGTGATCGCGATCATCGCGATTCTGGCGGCGATCCTGTTCCCGGTCTTCGCCAAAGCCCGGGAGAAGGCCCGGCAGACAAGCTGTCTGAGTAACATCAAGCAAATTGGGATCAGTTGGCTGATGTATGCCCAGGACTATGACGAGACGACCATGCCGGTGAACACCCCGCCGGCCGGAACCTACACGCTGCCCAATGGCACTACCTACACCGGCTACGTCCTGTGGCCGACGCTGCTGTACACCTACACCAAGAACATCCAGCTCAACAACTGCCCCAGCAACTCGTACCGGTGGGCCGGCGAGTACAATGGCGCCTCGTGCTACGGCTACCTGAGCATCAACTGGGGCCCCAAGTCGCTCGGCAACTACACCCAGCCGGCCAACACCCTCGTGTTCTATGATGTCCGTTCGGCCGGTGGCTTCACCAACCAGTACGCGCCCGGCGTGGGCACCGTCGCGCAGCAGTACCTCGACTCCGGCTTCAGCAACATCCACAACGAGGGCTCCAACGTCCTGTTCGCCGACGGCCACGGCAAGTGGCTGTCCCTGACCAGTGCCCTGGGCAACCGCAGCATGTGGTCGCTGTAG
- a CDS encoding heparinase II/III-family protein: MVTHAKTARTFYDDARLAVMRANLERHEWARDLRRGYVKEAEAWAAREDAFLRGMVIPPQVPRCYDLHNLGCPVHGLEANKNGLYTWGYSIDRPFKIKCPAGGEEYPSNDFATYLASGMKDRSLLTGDYADDGWGWNKRGDNHNYWFVAYYAHWSMQRELQRALRALSMGALVAEDPAQARRFAHKCAVLLWQLATYYPDYDYNKQGREAKEHNPHYTGRITNMIWEVGWADVCAPAYDAIWPFLREDRELQALAGLDGPGLDNFIRDRLLMTMARDITSSNGRNQGNYGMHQQALIRLALALDEQTASPTSAEMVNWVLANPRPRTNSDYGLVDALENMVYRDGVPLESPGYNYLWTNAPAGIASALGDKGKHLLAHPRFRALLKWHYETIVAGKFQPPLGDSGDMFARPGSPSDTVLRLAVELLRDPRAAADLRNHVDRPGDLFTDPPAQMLQGSPEAPPPAVPARSHVLSGYGLGFLEAGAPGRLTGLALHYGSWGHHMHRDQLALLLFAHDNALLCDVGYPEQTDAFNHRRYGIWGNTISHNTVTVDAHGQRRGEGRLHAFATRGFAQVVDASCDSYEGVSLYRRATTLVEAAPEQSYAFDVFHVRGGRQHDWALMGPQADFSCSPPLGPVQEQGTLAGVDVPYEQFYDDPALKGKPLGSTACNGYNGSGFQFFVHVQRAALRGEAVAEWKLTAPRPGQPTRPWQGLGVRTHVVGTDEELIAADCQPQRYQRMPEWVKHLIRRRTGQDLRSAFVSVHEPYAGSPWIESVTAVPVMPSDGEAVAVMVRLKSGERHYCFHSLAPGRRYVVDGKLRVDGQAACLVLDASGRPQRAMLLNGTALTYGKLSLKGSGLRHSRLKRVDYAGGVLELTDPIAGKDLTPGQTVIVRTKGSSETVTLQKVLSPTQFSIGDEDLRVAGGPVNEVVADKNRIVSSVSYAPHAREGMTVLNSRGEIQGRLAGGDQFTLDRTGLPRLAAACFPAGSDGLGARFAVVIAGPGDEVILPSLTLYQARPPKP; the protein is encoded by the coding sequence ATGGTGACTCACGCCAAGACCGCGCGCACGTTCTATGACGACGCCAGGCTGGCGGTCATGCGCGCCAACCTGGAGAGGCACGAGTGGGCCCGGGACCTGCGCCGCGGGTACGTGAAGGAGGCGGAGGCGTGGGCGGCGCGGGAGGATGCCTTCCTGCGCGGCATGGTCATCCCGCCGCAGGTGCCGCGCTGCTATGACCTGCACAACCTGGGCTGCCCGGTGCACGGGCTGGAGGCCAACAAGAACGGGCTTTACACCTGGGGCTACAGTATTGACCGACCGTTCAAGATCAAGTGTCCGGCAGGGGGTGAGGAGTACCCGTCCAACGACTTCGCAACCTATCTCGCCTCGGGGATGAAGGACCGGTCGCTACTGACCGGGGACTATGCCGACGACGGTTGGGGCTGGAACAAGCGCGGTGACAACCACAACTACTGGTTCGTGGCCTACTACGCCCACTGGTCCATGCAACGGGAGCTGCAGCGCGCTCTGCGGGCCCTGTCCATGGGAGCGCTGGTAGCCGAAGACCCCGCTCAGGCCCGGCGGTTCGCGCATAAGTGCGCGGTGCTGTTGTGGCAACTGGCGACCTACTATCCCGACTATGACTACAACAAGCAAGGGCGCGAGGCCAAGGAGCACAATCCCCACTACACGGGGCGGATCACCAACATGATCTGGGAGGTGGGCTGGGCGGACGTTTGCGCCCCGGCATATGACGCGATCTGGCCTTTCCTGCGTGAAGACCGGGAGTTGCAGGCTCTCGCCGGCCTCGACGGTCCCGGTCTGGACAACTTCATCCGCGACCGCCTGCTCATGACCATGGCGCGGGACATCACGAGCAGCAATGGTCGCAACCAGGGCAACTACGGGATGCACCAGCAGGCACTCATTCGCCTGGCCCTGGCCCTAGATGAGCAGACTGCCTCCCCCACGTCGGCCGAGATGGTCAACTGGGTCCTGGCCAATCCCCGACCGCGGACGAACAGTGACTACGGACTGGTGGATGCCCTGGAGAACATGGTCTACCGCGATGGGGTGCCGCTGGAGTCGCCGGGCTACAACTACCTGTGGACGAATGCCCCGGCGGGGATCGCCTCGGCGCTGGGGGACAAGGGCAAGCATCTGCTGGCGCACCCGCGCTTCCGGGCCCTGCTCAAATGGCACTATGAGACGATCGTGGCCGGCAAGTTCCAGCCGCCCCTGGGCGACAGCGGGGACATGTTCGCGCGGCCGGGCAGTCCCAGCGACACGGTCCTGCGGCTGGCGGTGGAGCTGCTTCGCGACCCCCGCGCTGCAGCGGACCTGCGAAACCACGTGGACCGTCCCGGCGATCTGTTCACTGACCCCCCGGCGCAGATGCTGCAGGGCTCCCCGGAAGCCCCGCCGCCTGCCGTGCCGGCGCGTTCACATGTGCTCTCGGGCTACGGCCTCGGCTTCCTGGAGGCGGGCGCACCGGGGAGGCTGACGGGGCTGGCGCTGCACTATGGCTCCTGGGGCCACCACATGCACCGGGACCAGTTGGCCCTGCTGCTCTTCGCCCACGACAACGCCCTGCTGTGCGATGTCGGCTACCCGGAGCAGACCGATGCGTTCAACCACCGGCGGTACGGCATCTGGGGCAACACCATCTCCCACAACACGGTGACGGTGGACGCCCATGGCCAGCGGCGCGGCGAGGGGCGCCTGCACGCCTTCGCGACACGGGGCTTCGCGCAGGTGGTGGACGCGTCCTGCGACTCGTACGAGGGCGTCAGCCTCTACCGCCGGGCGACGACGCTGGTCGAGGCCGCGCCGGAGCAGAGCTATGCCTTCGACGTCTTCCATGTCCGCGGCGGCAGACAGCATGACTGGGCACTCATGGGGCCGCAGGCGGACTTCAGTTGCTCGCCACCCCTCGGCCCCGTGCAGGAGCAGGGGACTCTGGCCGGGGTAGACGTGCCGTACGAGCAGTTCTATGACGACCCGGCCCTGAAGGGCAAGCCGCTGGGGAGCACGGCCTGCAACGGCTACAACGGCAGCGGCTTCCAGTTCTTCGTCCACGTCCAGCGGGCAGCGCTCCGGGGGGAGGCGGTGGCCGAGTGGAAGCTGACCGCACCCCGGCCGGGGCAGCCCACGCGCCCGTGGCAAGGCCTGGGCGTGCGGACGCATGTGGTGGGCACAGATGAGGAACTCATTGCCGCCGACTGCCAGCCCCAGCGCTACCAGCGGATGCCGGAGTGGGTCAAGCACCTGATCCGCCGGCGGACAGGGCAGGACCTGCGCAGCGCCTTCGTGAGCGTGCATGAGCCCTACGCGGGGAGCCCGTGGATCGAGAGTGTGACGGCGGTGCCGGTGATGCCGAGTGACGGCGAGGCGGTGGCGGTGATGGTGCGCCTCAAGAGCGGGGAGCGGCACTACTGCTTCCACTCGCTCGCCCCGGGGCGCAGGTACGTGGTGGACGGGAAGCTGCGCGTGGACGGCCAGGCCGCGTGCCTGGTGCTGGACGCCTCCGGCAGGCCGCAACGAGCGATGCTGCTGAACGGCACCGCGCTGACGTACGGGAAGCTGAGCCTGAAGGGCTCGGGCCTGCGGCACAGCCGCCTCAAGCGGGTGGACTATGCCGGGGGGGTGCTGGAACTGACCGACCCGATAGCGGGCAAGGACCTCACGCCGGGGCAGACCGTGATCGTCCGGACGAAGGGGAGCAGCGAGACGGTGACGCTGCAGAAGGTACTCAGTCCGACCCAGTTCTCCATCGGCGACGAGGACCTGCGGGTGGCCGGGGGCCCGGTCAACGAAGTCGTCGCGGACAAGAACCGGATCGTGTCAAGCGTGAGCTATGCCCCGCACGCCCGGGAGGGTATGACAGTGCTCAACAGCCGGGGCGAAATCCAGGGGCGGCTGGCGGGGGGAGACCAGTTCACGCTCGACCGCACGGGCCTGCCGCGACTCGCCGCCGCCTGCTTCCCGGCGGGGAGTGACGGCCTGGGGGCGCGCTTCGCCGTGGTCATCGCCGGGCCCGGCGATGAGGTCATCCTGCCGAGCCTCACGCTCTACCAGGCCCGGCCCCCGAAGCCCTGA